One genomic region from Anabaena sp. PCC 7108 encodes:
- a CDS encoding serine protease, translating into MSKRLFALLTVSALIVAAAGLSVEAQSKPKDKPTNAPNFVKLENAGKLNLSSAGNPFKPRNFKQSKKPYAGDRGIIGYDNREPMLSREYPWSAIGRIQGTTTDAKNYHCTGTLIAENLVLTNAHCVIDSKTHQISREIAFLPNVINGQVADREDIAFADRVIYGTDFTADTITNQTQDWAVVRLNKPIGRKYGYLGWRNLPVSTMINNPKKFSFVGYSGDYPNSSKRGYEFLSAGAGWTAGFQEGCSIVKEERDILFHDCDTTGGSSGGPIIGWINNQPYIVALNNAEIKDVNTNEGIINLAVNISFLDRLAGTN; encoded by the coding sequence ATGTCTAAAAGACTATTTGCTTTATTAACAGTAAGTGCGTTAATTGTAGCTGCTGCTGGTTTATCTGTGGAAGCACAAAGTAAACCTAAAGATAAACCAACAAATGCACCTAATTTTGTAAAATTGGAAAATGCAGGTAAATTAAATTTATCTTCTGCTGGTAATCCTTTTAAACCGCGTAATTTTAAACAGTCTAAAAAACCTTATGCTGGAGATCGGGGTATTATTGGCTATGATAACCGTGAACCAATGTTAAGTAGAGAATATCCTTGGTCTGCTATTGGTCGGATTCAAGGAACTACGACAGACGCAAAAAATTATCATTGTACAGGTACTTTAATTGCGGAAAATTTAGTGTTAACAAATGCCCATTGTGTGATTGATTCTAAAACTCATCAAATCAGTAGAGAAATTGCTTTTTTACCTAATGTAATTAATGGTCAAGTTGCTGATAGAGAAGATATTGCTTTTGCAGACAGAGTGATTTACGGTACTGATTTTACAGCAGATACAATCACTAATCAAACTCAAGATTGGGCAGTAGTCAGATTAAATAAACCGATTGGTAGAAAATATGGTTATTTAGGCTGGAGAAATTTACCAGTTTCAACAATGATTAATAATCCCAAAAAATTCTCTTTTGTTGGTTATTCTGGTGATTATCCTAATTCCAGTAAAAGAGGTTATGAGTTTTTAAGTGCTGGTGCTGGTTGGACTGCTGGTTTTCAAGAGGGATGCAGTATTGTGAAGGAAGAGAGAGATATACTGTTTCATGATTGCGACACAACCGGAGGTTCTTCTGGTGGTCCGATTATTGGTTGGATTAATAATCAGCCTTACATTGTAGCCTTGAATAATGCTGAAATTAAGGATGTTAACACCAATGAAGGTATTATTAATTTAGCTGTGAATATATCTTTTTTAGATAGACTGGCTGGAACAAATTGA
- the tsaB gene encoding tRNA (adenosine(37)-N6)-threonylcarbamoyltransferase complex dimerization subunit type 1 TsaB, producing the protein MTTQLEHLPTAKYALALHTTTPELGLVISNFADDTRAHVWNLGRDLSSLIHQYIIDLIAPQNWTDLAFIAVAKGPGGFTGSRIGVVTARTLGQQLDIPVFAISTLAAVAWHENSKNPKPQAIIAVEMPAQRGQVFGAIYQIAADNLGLISLLPDAVFTPEKWQETLANWHTEYQLIKATSGLAATVSSILELAYLDWQQSKRPDWSEALPYYGQHPVDI; encoded by the coding sequence TTGACAACTCAACTAGAACATCTCCCAACCGCAAAATACGCTTTAGCACTGCACACCACTACACCAGAACTAGGTCTAGTAATTAGTAATTTTGCAGATGATACCCGCGCCCATGTTTGGAATTTAGGACGTGATTTATCAAGTTTAATTCATCAATATATAATTGATTTAATTGCACCCCAAAATTGGACAGACTTGGCTTTTATTGCCGTTGCTAAAGGTCCCGGTGGTTTTACAGGTAGTCGAATTGGTGTAGTCACAGCCCGAACTTTGGGACAACAGTTAGACATTCCAGTATTTGCGATTTCCACTTTAGCTGCTGTAGCTTGGCATGAAAACAGCAAAAATCCAAAACCACAAGCAATTATTGCAGTAGAAATGCCAGCACAACGGGGGCAAGTTTTTGGTGCTATTTATCAAATAGCTGCTGATAATTTGGGACTAATTTCTTTATTACCAGATGCAGTATTTACACCAGAAAAATGGCAAGAAACTTTAGCTAATTGGCATACAGAATATCAACTAATTAAAGCCACATCAGGATTAGCAGCAACTGTTAGCAGTATTTTAGAATTAGCTTATTTAGATTGGCAACAAAGTAAACGCCCTGATTGGTCAGAGGCTCTACCATATTATGGACAGCATCCTGTAGATATTTGA
- a CDS encoding Ycf34 family protein, whose amino-acid sequence MCICVNCHYVDRCVTYNAVEAQHQQPHLTETPDFDPNEPSINVNIRTKDEIIEMEWDVVGCLSFKKEMGKWAKLRPGELVPT is encoded by the coding sequence ATGTGTATTTGCGTAAATTGCCACTATGTAGACCGTTGTGTAACCTACAACGCAGTAGAAGCACAGCACCAACAGCCTCACTTGACTGAAACCCCCGATTTTGACCCCAATGAACCTTCTATCAATGTCAATATTCGCACAAAAGACGAAATAATTGAAATGGAATGGGATGTGGTCGGTTGTCTCAGCTTTAAGAAAGAAATGGGTAAATGGGCTAAATTACGTCCCGGTGAATTAGTACCAACTTAA
- a CDS encoding CCA tRNA nucleotidyltransferase, with protein MSNSVISRLAAENWPFSLEWLPKPAYMVGGAVRDAILGRSREYLDLDFIIPSNAVKVASAIAKHYQAGFVLLDAERQIARVVFPHATADFAQQEGDSLITDLHRRDFTINAIAYNPHTQEIIDPLQGCADIEAGLLRMISPKNLQDDPLRLMRAYRQAAQLSFTIEPATQATIRTLAADISQVAAERVRVEIGYLLGSSQGTPWLNAAWKDGLLATFFTNATHNGLLKLAAVDKAAILISQNWPQLAEELQQCVRDTVKTNWLGIAKLACLVHPNPKVAEIELQELTYSRAEIRSVIIALRLFPKFKVANLSLREQYFLFQDVGVVFTATTTLALADDVRVEAMSGDNPLWVYAPLINRYLNPDDLVAHPSPLVSGKKVIIALNVPASPLVGKILSEIAVAQAEGTVTTVEEAIEFARQFVEN; from the coding sequence ATGAGTAACTCAGTTATTTCTCGTCTAGCTGCTGAAAATTGGCCTTTTAGCCTGGAATGGTTGCCAAAACCAGCTTACATGGTTGGTGGGGCGGTAAGAGATGCGATTTTGGGTAGAAGTCGGGAATATTTGGATTTAGATTTTATTATCCCATCGAACGCGGTAAAAGTAGCGAGTGCGATCGCTAAACATTATCAAGCGGGTTTTGTTTTATTGGACGCAGAAAGACAAATTGCCCGTGTGGTGTTTCCCCATGCTACGGCAGATTTTGCCCAACAGGAAGGAGATAGTTTAATCACGGATTTGCATAGAAGGGATTTTACAATAAATGCGATCGCTTATAATCCCCATACTCAAGAAATAATTGACCCTCTCCAAGGCTGTGCAGACATAGAAGCCGGTCTATTACGCATGATATCACCCAAAAATCTGCAAGATGATCCTTTGCGGTTAATGCGGGCTTATCGTCAAGCCGCCCAACTTAGTTTTACAATTGAACCAGCTACCCAAGCTACTATTCGCACCTTAGCAGCAGATATTAGTCAAGTTGCAGCCGAACGAGTGAGAGTAGAAATTGGTTATCTTTTAGGAAGTTCTCAGGGTACACCTTGGCTAAATGCTGCGTGGAAAGATGGTTTATTAGCTACTTTCTTTACCAACGCCACCCATAACGGCTTACTTAAATTAGCCGCAGTTGATAAAGCCGCAATTTTAATTTCTCAAAACTGGCCACAATTAGCGGAAGAATTGCAGCAATGCGTCCGAGATACAGTTAAAACCAACTGGTTAGGTATTGCTAAACTTGCTTGTCTGGTTCACCCAAATCCAAAAGTTGCAGAAATAGAACTACAAGAACTAACCTATAGCCGTGCAGAAATTCGGTCTGTAATTATCGCCCTGAGACTGTTCCCAAAGTTCAAAGTAGCTAATCTGTCCCTACGAGAACAGTATTTTTTGTTTCAGGACGTGGGGGTTGTATTTACGGCTACAACCACATTAGCCTTAGCAGATGATGTGCGAGTAGAGGCGATGTCTGGCGATAATCCGCTATGGGTCTATGCACCCTTAATCAACCGTTACCTGAACCCTGATGATCTGGTAGCTCACCCCTCACCATTAGTGAGTGGCAAAAAAGTGATTATAGCACTAAATGTTCCAGCTTCACCACTTGTGGGTAAAATATTGAGTGAAATCGCTGTAGCGCAAGCTGAGGGAACAGTTACGACCGTCGAAGAAGCAATAGAATTTGCAAGACAGTTTGTTGAGAATTAG
- a CDS encoding AAA family ATPase, with protein sequence MVTFESASDFEKVVALLLTQAGWKITMPPANTKGYDIEAVKGSEVLAVQVKNYKTSVKIPQLEKFIDFLELPIAAKFTKGLFVTSSVYSSQALTYFEQINNDKIRLAVFKEGNLTWTSRDKDGNLIWRGVDGPIEPPPEIIPPTKKLTYFGVFTCKGGVGKTTVSAHLAGAFALSGYDVALIDLDPQQNLTTLLGEGVKLSNKKNSPGNTVTVYNVDEWDDENPPDDVKMVICDCSPVLDKNPPEILKKLSYCIIPTTLNPLGLNKNGHVIQETLKAIRSINKDAYLFVLINNYFPDENKRSQVLKYQYQLYFDELSQQDSRFKFIDPDQVAIRNSKQLFYWGYHIYDGSRSELAFTPIGGRCLPKADFLNLLEYLEEHSDIESLRNT encoded by the coding sequence ATGGTTACTTTTGAGAGTGCAAGCGATTTTGAAAAAGTGGTCGCATTATTACTGACTCAGGCAGGATGGAAAATCACAATGCCTCCTGCTAATACGAAAGGATACGATATTGAAGCAGTTAAGGGTAGTGAAGTATTGGCAGTTCAAGTTAAAAACTATAAAACTTCTGTGAAAATACCCCAGTTAGAGAAATTTATTGATTTTCTTGAATTACCTATAGCTGCAAAATTTACTAAGGGTTTATTTGTGACATCAAGTGTATACTCCTCCCAAGCACTGACATACTTTGAACAAATCAATAATGATAAAATTAGACTTGCCGTTTTTAAGGAAGGAAATCTTACCTGGACAAGTCGAGATAAAGATGGAAATCTTATTTGGAGAGGAGTTGATGGACCCATTGAACCTCCCCCAGAAATAATACCTCCTACCAAAAAACTTACTTATTTTGGTGTATTTACCTGTAAAGGTGGTGTAGGAAAGACAACAGTTAGCGCCCATCTTGCAGGTGCATTTGCCCTCTCTGGTTATGATGTAGCATTAATTGATTTAGACCCACAACAAAACCTAACAACTTTGCTAGGTGAAGGGGTAAAACTATCCAATAAAAAAAATAGTCCAGGAAATACTGTCACTGTTTATAACGTTGATGAATGGGATGATGAAAATCCCCCTGATGATGTGAAAATGGTTATATGTGACTGTTCACCTGTTTTAGATAAGAATCCTCCAGAAATACTTAAGAAGTTATCTTATTGCATCATTCCGACAACACTTAACCCATTAGGTTTAAATAAAAATGGTCATGTCATACAAGAAACTTTGAAAGCAATTAGGAGTATTAATAAAGATGCTTATTTATTTGTATTAATCAATAATTATTTCCCTGATGAAAATAAAAGAAGTCAAGTGTTAAAATATCAATATCAGCTTTATTTTGATGAATTATCTCAACAAGATTCTCGTTTTAAATTTATTGACCCAGATCAAGTAGCTATACGTAATAGTAAACAATTATTTTATTGGGGATATCATATTTATGATGGAAGTCGGTCAGAATTAGCCTTTACACCCATTGGAGGTAGATGCTTACCTAAAGCTGATTTTCTCAATTTACTTGAATATCTAGAAGAACATTCTGATATTGAGAGTTTAAGAAATACGTAG
- the bchH gene encoding magnesium chelatase subunit H, with protein sequence MKRIVLIAGFESFNADLYRKAAELANSRCPELDIRVFSDRNITTNSAEVETALQDADVFFGSLLFDYDQVMWLRKRVANIPIRLIFESALELMSLTKIGAFSIGDKPAGMPKPIKFILDKFSNGKEEDKLAGYISFLKVGPKLLKFVPVQKVQDLRNWLIIYGYWNAGGSENVASLFWTIAEKYLDLKVGDIPPPIETPNMGLLHPDYQGFFTSPKAYLEWYQKREQGTGNREQRRENSPVIGILLYRKHVITKLPYIPQLIRYFEKAGLTPLPIFINGVEGHVAVRDWMTSDYETQQRQLGNIETPSLSSEAVKVDAVVSTIGFPLVGGPAGSMEAGRQIEVAKRILTAKNVPYIVAAPLLIQDIYSWTRQGVGGLQSVVLYSLPELDGAIDTIPLGGLVGEQIYLVPERMQRLTNRVKSWVSLRQKPIFARKIAIILYGFPPGYGAVGTAALLNVPRSLIKLLNALKEQGYTVGDIPEDGEELIRQIKEADENPNLPTNKEEVISPLVYGGARGGSTVNARTLEKWLGYLQTSRIEKQWKYLTGSGIKTYGDEFNIGGVQLGNVWIGVQPPLGIQGDPMRLMFERDLTPHPQYAAYYKWLQNDFQADAVVHFGMHGTVEWLPGSPLGNTGYSWSDILLGNLPNLYIYAANNPSESILAKRRGYGVLISHNVPPYGRAGLYKELVNLRDLISEYREDPEKNYLLKEGICKKIVDTGLDADCPFDDAKRLGIPFTPENVRMFSGHAFDHYLVKLYEYLQVLENRLFSSGLHTLGEAPNQEELTGYLDAYFGEENEPRRREGREEGREEERKEITRLLNQSTDELTNLLRGLNGEFIPPAPGGDLLRDGAGVLPTGRNIHALDPYRMPSPAAFERGKEIAKKIISQSLDENKKYPETVAVLLWGLDAIKTKGESLGILLELVGAEPVKEGTGRIVRYDLKPLSDVGHPRIDVLANLSGIFRDSFVNIIELLDDLFQRAAEVDEPEEMNFIRKHALILKAQGVENSSARLFSNPSGDFGSLVNDRVVDGNWESGEELGNTWESRNVFSYGRNDKGQARPEILQTLLKTSDRIIQEIDSVEYGLTDIQEYYANTGGLKKAAEKQSGRKVQASFVESFSKDTTPRNLDDLLRMEYRTKLLNPKWADAMANQGSGGAFEISQRMTALIGWGGTADFQDDWVYDQAADTYALDPEMAEKLRKANPEAFRNIVGRMLEASGRGLWQADGDKLDKLRKLYDLTDEELEGVTV encoded by the coding sequence ATGAAACGGATTGTCTTGATTGCTGGGTTTGAATCGTTTAACGCGGACTTATACCGGAAAGCGGCTGAGTTGGCTAATTCCCGGTGTCCAGAGTTGGATATTCGAGTATTTAGCGATCGCAATATTACCACCAATAGCGCCGAAGTAGAAACCGCACTCCAGGACGCAGATGTATTCTTCGGTAGCTTACTTTTTGATTATGATCAAGTGATGTGGTTGCGGAAACGTGTCGCTAATATCCCTATTCGTCTCATTTTCGAGTCAGCACTGGAATTGATGAGTTTAACAAAAATAGGAGCATTTTCCATTGGAGATAAACCCGCAGGAATGCCCAAACCCATTAAATTCATCCTTGACAAATTCAGCAACGGTAAAGAAGAAGACAAACTCGCTGGTTATATCAGTTTCCTAAAAGTCGGACCAAAGTTATTAAAATTCGTACCAGTCCAAAAAGTCCAAGACCTTCGCAACTGGTTAATTATCTATGGTTACTGGAACGCCGGCGGTTCAGAAAACGTTGCTTCCCTATTTTGGACAATTGCGGAAAAATACTTAGATTTAAAAGTCGGAGATATACCTCCACCCATCGAAACCCCCAACATGGGATTATTACATCCTGACTATCAAGGATTTTTCACATCACCTAAAGCCTACTTAGAATGGTATCAAAAAAGGGAACAGGGAACAGGGAACAGGGAACAGAGAAGAGAAAATTCCCCAGTTATTGGAATTCTTCTTTACCGTAAACACGTCATCACCAAACTGCCCTATATTCCCCAACTGATACGCTATTTTGAAAAAGCCGGGTTAACTCCCTTACCCATCTTTATCAACGGTGTAGAAGGTCACGTAGCCGTCAGAGATTGGATGACAAGCGACTACGAAACCCAACAACGTCAACTCGGTAATATTGAAACTCCTTCCCTTTCCTCAGAAGCGGTAAAAGTAGATGCTGTAGTTTCTACTATCGGTTTTCCCTTAGTTGGTGGACCCGCTGGTTCAATGGAAGCAGGAAGACAAATAGAAGTTGCTAAACGCATTCTCACAGCTAAAAATGTCCCTTATATCGTCGCTGCACCTTTATTAATTCAAGATATTTATTCTTGGACAAGGCAAGGTGTGGGCGGTTTACAAAGTGTTGTATTGTATTCTTTGCCAGAATTAGATGGTGCTATTGATACAATTCCCCTGGGTGGTTTAGTAGGTGAACAAATTTATTTAGTTCCTGAACGAATGCAGCGATTAACTAATAGAGTTAAAAGCTGGGTTTCTCTCCGCCAAAAACCTATTTTCGCACGGAAAATTGCCATTATTTTATATGGTTTTCCCCCTGGTTATGGGGCGGTGGGAACTGCTGCTTTATTAAACGTTCCTCGCAGTTTAATTAAATTACTAAATGCACTAAAAGAACAAGGTTATACAGTTGGTGATATTCCTGAAGATGGAGAAGAATTAATTCGCCAAATTAAAGAAGCAGATGAAAACCCCAATCTACCCACAAACAAGGAGGAAGTCATATCCCCCCTCGTTTACGGGGGGGCTAGGGGGGGTTCTACCGTTAATGCTAGAACCTTAGAAAAATGGTTAGGATATCTCCAAACATCTCGCATTGAAAAACAATGGAAATATCTCACCGGTAGCGGCATAAAAACTTATGGAGACGAGTTTAATATTGGTGGTGTGCAATTAGGAAATGTGTGGATAGGTGTACAGCCACCTTTGGGAATTCAAGGTGATCCGATGCGATTAATGTTTGAAAGAGATTTAACTCCACATCCTCAATATGCAGCTTATTATAAATGGTTGCAAAACGATTTTCAAGCTGATGCAGTTGTTCATTTCGGAATGCACGGAACTGTTGAATGGTTGCCAGGTTCACCTTTAGGAAATACGGGTTATTCCTGGTCTGATATTCTGTTAGGAAATCTCCCTAATTTATATATATATGCCGCAAATAATCCTTCGGAATCAATTTTAGCTAAACGTCGCGGTTATGGGGTGTTAATTTCTCACAATGTCCCTCCCTATGGCCGCGCTGGATTGTATAAGGAGTTGGTGAATTTACGCGATTTGATTTCTGAATATCGGGAAGATCCAGAAAAAAATTATCTATTAAAGGAAGGGATTTGTAAGAAGATTGTTGATACTGGTTTGGATGCTGATTGTCCTTTTGATGATGCGAAAAGGTTGGGTATTCCTTTTACGCCGGAAAATGTACGGATGTTTAGTGGTCATGCTTTTGATCATTATTTAGTTAAGTTGTATGAGTATTTGCAAGTTCTGGAAAATCGTCTTTTTTCTTCTGGTTTACATACTTTAGGTGAAGCACCGAATCAGGAGGAGTTAACTGGTTATTTGGATGCTTATTTTGGAGAAGAGAATGAACCGCGAAGGCGCGAAGGGCGCGAAGAAGGAAGAGAAGAAGAAAGAAAGGAAATTACAAGGTTATTAAATCAGTCTACTGATGAGTTAACAAATCTTTTAAGGGGTTTAAATGGTGAGTTTATTCCTCCTGCACCTGGTGGGGATTTGTTAAGGGATGGTGCGGGGGTGTTACCTACGGGTAGGAATATTCATGCTTTAGATCCTTATCGTATGCCTTCTCCTGCTGCTTTTGAACGGGGTAAGGAAATTGCTAAGAAAATTATTTCTCAGTCTTTGGATGAAAATAAGAAATATCCTGAAACTGTAGCAGTTTTATTATGGGGTTTGGATGCTATTAAAACTAAGGGTGAATCTTTGGGAATTCTCTTGGAATTGGTGGGTGCTGAACCTGTGAAGGAGGGAACTGGAAGAATTGTTAGATATGATTTGAAGCCTTTATCTGATGTTGGACATCCACGCATTGATGTGTTAGCAAATCTATCGGGTATTTTCCGTGATAGTTTTGTGAATATCATTGAATTGTTAGATGATTTATTTCAACGGGCTGCGGAAGTTGATGAACCGGAGGAAATGAATTTTATTAGAAAACACGCTTTGATTTTGAAAGCCCAAGGTGTGGAAAATTCTTCAGCGAGATTGTTTTCTAATCCATCTGGTGATTTTGGTTCTTTGGTTAATGATAGGGTGGTTGATGGTAATTGGGAATCTGGGGAAGAGTTGGGAAATACTTGGGAAAGTCGCAATGTGTTTAGTTATGGTAGAAATGATAAAGGACAAGCTAGACCGGAAATATTGCAGACTTTATTAAAAACTAGCGATCGCATCATCCAAGAAATAGATTCGGTAGAATATGGTTTAACTGATATTCAGGAATACTATGCCAATACTGGCGGGTTGAAAAAAGCCGCTGAAAAACAAAGTGGGAGGAAGGTACAAGCCAGTTTTGTCGAAAGTTTCTCTAAAGACACCACACCCCGCAATTTAGATGATTTGTTGCGAATGGAATACAGAACTAAGTTATTAAATCCCAAATGGGCTGACGCAATGGCTAATCAAGGTTCTGGTGGTGCTTTTGAAATTTCTCAACGCATGACGGCTTTAATTGGTTGGGGTGGTACTGCTGATTTTCAAGATGATTGGGTTTATGATCAAGCAGCAGATACCTATGCTTTAGATCCAGAAATGGCGGAAAAATTACGCAAAGCCAATCCTGAAGCTTTTAGAAATATTGTCGGCAGAATGTTAGAAGCATCGGGACGCGGTTTATGGCAAGCTGATGGAGATAAGTTGGATAAATTGCGGAAATTATATGATCTAACTGATGAGGAATTAGAAGGAGTGACGGTTTAG
- a CDS encoding N-acetylmuramoyl-L-alanine amidase, translating into MKFGIDMGHNCPPDTGASGIKFEDNLTVEVGTKVIAKLKSLGHEAISCNPSSASTVSQSLGRRCDTANRNKVDLYVSIHFNAFNGQANGTEVFAISSAGKKIAQTVLDEIIRLGFFNRGVKSGSHLYVLRNTNMAAILIECCFIDSAKDMQLYNGEAMASAIVKGLTGKVASAPVNTIKDDEDNTDTSILRLQKALNQLKITDKNGKPLDEDNLTGPATASAIEKFQKIAGIIPTGMPSPTTWEAINQILSKRVVQGSKATGAIVRYLQYRVGAVSDGIYGPQTQGAIKKFQQQNGLTADGIVGAMTWQKLIG; encoded by the coding sequence ATGAAATTTGGAATTGATATGGGGCATAATTGCCCTCCCGATACTGGAGCCAGCGGCATTAAATTTGAAGATAATTTAACTGTAGAGGTTGGTACTAAAGTTATAGCTAAGTTAAAAAGCTTAGGTCATGAAGCAATATCCTGTAACCCAAGTAGTGCTAGTACAGTAAGCCAATCTCTCGGCAGACGTTGTGATACTGCTAATAGAAATAAAGTTGATCTTTATGTTTCTATTCATTTTAATGCCTTTAATGGACAAGCTAATGGTACAGAAGTATTTGCTATTAGCAGTGCTGGCAAAAAAATTGCCCAAACTGTATTGGATGAAATAATTAGGTTAGGCTTCTTTAATCGCGGTGTCAAAAGTGGTTCCCACCTATATGTTCTCAGGAATACAAATATGGCGGCAATTCTCATAGAATGTTGCTTCATTGATTCCGCCAAAGATATGCAACTATATAACGGTGAAGCAATGGCCAGTGCGATCGTTAAAGGCTTAACTGGTAAAGTAGCATCTGCCCCTGTCAACACCATTAAAGATGACGAAGACAACACAGATACGAGTATTCTTAGACTACAAAAAGCCTTAAATCAACTCAAAATAACTGATAAAAATGGTAAGCCTTTGGATGAAGATAACTTAACAGGCCCAGCCACAGCCTCTGCTATCGAAAAATTTCAGAAGATTGCAGGAATTATCCCCACCGGAATGCCCAGCCCAACCACATGGGAAGCAATAAATCAAATATTATCCAAACGAGTTGTTCAAGGAAGCAAAGCTACCGGAGCAATTGTTAGATACTTACAATATCGTGTAGGTGCTGTATCTGATGGTATCTACGGACCACAGACACAAGGAGCAATTAAAAAATTTCAACAGCAAAATGGTTTAACTGCTGATGGAATTGTCGGAGCAATGACTTGGCAGAAATTAATAGGTTAG
- a CDS encoding CHAD domain-containing protein, with the protein MNLDTTSTIKTLGDCAYQAIEKHFNKTVKWEKSVNKDEDPEALHQMRVGMRRLRTAVSRFGLSLNLPKSISDKNIGKIACILGKLRDLDVLKDILENNYKPHLLHKEQEVLQIALSTLDKQRKTALSHIHKTFKDESYKDLKKDSQDWLKKPSYQPLASLPIQQVLPDLLLPEVSRFFLHPGWLVGTEVVDSKVIVQANWTPEQLEQHLKTEGEILHSLRKQAKRIRYQMELFTELYSESFAANIIDVKHIQESLGMLQDSMVLNEWLANIFKSELNSQLRGLTTLLAANRYQLWQQWQPLKERYLKAETSYNFHLTILQPLSVKDLELP; encoded by the coding sequence ATGAATCTAGACACAACCTCAACAATCAAAACTCTAGGAGACTGTGCATACCAAGCAATTGAAAAACACTTTAACAAAACCGTAAAGTGGGAAAAATCAGTTAATAAGGATGAAGATCCAGAAGCACTACACCAAATGCGTGTAGGAATGCGTCGTCTCCGCACAGCCGTTAGTAGGTTTGGGCTATCTTTAAATTTACCTAAGTCAATCAGCGACAAAAATATTGGTAAAATTGCCTGTATTTTGGGCAAGCTTCGAGACTTAGATGTGCTAAAAGATATCCTAGAAAACAATTACAAACCACATTTGCTTCACAAAGAACAAGAAGTATTACAAATAGCCTTATCTACTTTAGATAAACAGAGAAAAACTGCACTTTCTCATATTCATAAAACATTCAAAGATGAATCTTACAAAGATTTAAAAAAAGACTCTCAAGATTGGTTAAAAAAACCTAGTTATCAACCATTAGCATCTTTGCCAATTCAGCAAGTGCTACCAGATTTATTATTACCAGAAGTGAGTAGATTTTTCTTACATCCTGGTTGGCTTGTTGGTACTGAAGTGGTAGACTCAAAAGTTATAGTTCAAGCTAACTGGACACCGGAACAACTAGAACAACATCTAAAAACTGAAGGTGAAATTCTACATAGTTTGCGGAAACAAGCCAAACGTATTCGCTATCAAATGGAGTTATTTACTGAGTTATATAGTGAATCTTTCGCAGCTAATATTATAGATGTCAAACATATCCAAGAAAGTTTGGGTATGTTGCAAGATAGCATGGTTTTAAATGAATGGCTGGCGAATATCTTCAAATCAGAACTCAACAGTCAACTACGAGGCTTAACTACATTATTAGCAGCAAATCGTTACCAATTATGGCAGCAATGGCAACCATTAAAAGAGCGATATCTAAAAGCTGAAACTAGCTATAACTTTCATTTAACAATTCTGCAACCATTGTCAGTAAAAGATTTAGAGTTGCCATAA
- a CDS encoding NIL domain-containing protein, with the protein MKKRVTLTFPKRAIQMPVTYRLAKDFNVAANIIRAQVAPNQIGKLVVELLGDIDQLDAAIDWMRSQNISVSHNLGEIVIDEDVCVDCGLCTGVCPTEALSLKPETYKLTFTRSRCIVCEQCIPTCPVQAISTNL; encoded by the coding sequence ATGAAAAAACGTGTCACCCTTACCTTTCCTAAACGTGCTATTCAAATGCCAGTCACCTATCGACTAGCAAAAGATTTTAACGTTGCTGCTAATATTATCCGCGCTCAAGTTGCCCCCAATCAAATTGGTAAACTGGTAGTAGAACTATTAGGAGATATCGATCAGTTAGATGCAGCAATTGATTGGATGCGATCGCAAAACATCAGTGTTTCCCATAATTTAGGTGAAATTGTGATAGATGAAGATGTCTGTGTTGACTGTGGTTTGTGTACTGGGGTTTGTCCAACTGAAGCCCTATCCCTGAAGCCAGAAACTTATAAACTCACCTTTACGCGATCGCGCTGCATTGTTTGTGAGCAATGTATACCCACCTGCCCTGTACAAGCTATTTCTACTAATCTTTAA